The following is a genomic window from Triplophysa rosa linkage group LG11, Trosa_1v2, whole genome shotgun sequence.
TGTTGCTGCTGATAGggccgacattcttgacacacccaccaaacaagagaaaacctatctcaaaccctgttgcacacagTTTCCAGGAAAAGCGTTGTTCAAAACGTTGTGCACCAGTTTGAGCTTGAATGTACTCCAGGTTAGAAATACTACATGCTCACTTAGGATCTTCACGCCCACTAGAACACTTGGGTCAAATACAGAAAATACGTCATGGAAGTGGTCAAGTGCACAGACAGTGTGGGTCTCTGGACAAAGCCAATAAATGTGCGAGCCAGAGTGTCAGTTTTGAacgcttatatcttctaaatgcgAAATTTCTTCGCGCTTTGGATCGTATTAATATTTATCAATGTCCTTAAGGCTAATATATTGTTGATAAAAAGAAAGcaactttctttttatttaagttgATCTTTACAGTgaaggaaataattatttgatcccctgctgattttgtaagtttgcctgcttataAAGAAAAGAAGGGTCTATATCAGTtcaaataaacctaccataaaaattagagacaaaatatatatttttaaaaatcagggGAATaattgttatataaaggttataaattgatttgtatTTCAGTCagtaaaataagtatttgatccccgggCAAAatataactttgtacttggtggagaaacccttgttggcaagcacagcgGTAGAACCTCGGAGTCCTATTTGATTAACAGGTGTCCTTCAacgatcacattgcaaagacattgtcgatatgccttattcaacattagaaaggttagaccctatctcactgagcatgcggcacaactccttgtccaggccctggtcatctcaaggttggactactgtgATACTCTCCTTGCTGACCTtactgcaaaggctatcaaaccactccagctggttcagaacgcagcagcacgcctcgtctttcACGTGACATCCCTTTCATCTCattccactggctaccggttgaagcccgtatcagattcaagtaagtaatgcttgcctacaggactatcactggatctgcaccaccatactttcacaccctcctacactcctacatcCCATCAAGAttcctgcgttcagcaaaccagcggcttCTTGTATTgtcttctcataagggcagtaaattgCTTTCCctctcattctccttcacaactccttcctggtggaacactcTTCCTAACTctgtccggtcaaccacatctctcacaacattcacaaAACTACTccaaacccatctcttctgtcaatacttgacagacaaatgagaagaaAACTCACTATCCCTCTCTCTTTtgctcaacaggtagtggtctagcttttgttgaaactagtaactttgtattagcacctattgtatttttgctcctgtatgacatatcgcttattgatCCCTGATctctttgtaagttgctttggataaaagcatcttgcgatagttggtcaccaggtttgcacatgtgtcaggatacatttagtccactcctctgtaaacctttaaggtttcttggctgtcgctcagcaaattggagttttagcctccttcacagatgttctataggactagggtctagagactggctttaatatgcttctccttaagccactctttgcttgtcttggcaatatgttttgggtctttgtcctGTAAcaggcacatccacgacccatcttcagtgatctagttaaggggaggaggttctcgtccaagattttacggtacactggcctgtccctcagcccctcaatgcggtgaagtcatcctgtacctgtagcagagaaaaagccctaaagtataatgtttccaacactgtagggatggtgttcttgggctcatggtcagcatttctctccctccaaaaacgggagtcaattttggcctcacagcagtgccagcactttcgccaaagccttttctgaatcattttgatgttcattgtcaaacttcagatgagCCAGGCGGGcgttcttgggcaggaggaccttgcgggtgcttcaggatttcaatctattgtggcatagcgtgttaccaatgttttgcttgctaactgtgttcccaactgtcttgaaatcatgaACAAGCTTCTTTCCAAATAATttcaccaacagttgtctccttctctccaagcttctgtctgtagcctattcaaggtttgtgcaggtctacaatcttgtccctgacatcctttaaaacctatttggtctggaccatggtggtggagaggttgaatggaagatacagattctgttggcaggcatcttttatatacataacaagctgatttaggagaacTTTCTTAAAgcgacaggactaatctgtggtccatataggcacataaccaatctgtggagccagaattcttgctggttgctcggggatcaaatacttaattcaatgactgaaatgcaaatcaatttataacctttatataaaaaaattcccatgattatttacaatttttttgtctctatcagttaaaataaacctaccataaaaattatagacccttaatttctttgtaagcaggcaaacttacaaaatcagcaggggatataataattatttcccCCAATGTatgttgtagttggaatggACCAAATAACAAATGAGCTGAAAGctagagaaaaaaaatgttttcattacgTTATTATGTCAGTTTTAAGCAACCTTTCAGTGGTGTCCCCCACAAACGTATTACCTTTGTGACCATATCTGGTGtgttgggtggtggtcaccctaCTGACCACACGTGAtgggtttctctccagtgtgactTCTCTTGTGTACCCGAAGGTAACCTTTATccgtgaaactctttccacactgatcacATGAGTagggtttctctccagtgtgagtttTCAAATGCTTCTTAAGGCCACTGGTACTTGAGAAACACTTCTCACAGTGATGACACATGaagggtttctctccagtgtgacttctcatgtgtttcttAAGGCCACTGGTACTTgaaaaacacttttcacactGCTGACACGGGAacggtttctctccagtgtgaactctcatgtgtTCTTGAAGTTGACTGCCAGTTCTAAAGCTCTTTCCACACAGATGACATGCAAACGGCTTCTCTTCACTGTGAGTTCCCAAATGATTTTTAAGGCCAGTGATATTTGagaaactcttttcacactgatGACACATGaagggtttctctccagtgtgaactggCATGTGTGCCTTGAGTTGTGATGCAactgtgaaactctttccacactgatcacACGTGTAtagtttctctccagtgtgaatccTCATGTGTATCTTGAGTGTACTTTTATATCTAAACTTCTTCTCACACTGATgacatgaaaatgttttttctctaGCGTGGATACTCATGTGGTTCCTTAGGATATTTCTACTTGTGAAACTTTTTTCACACTGATCACACATGAAcggtttctctccggtgtgaattctcatgtgagTCTTAAATTGACTTGCACatctgaaactctttccacacagaAGGCATGTGaagggtttctctccagtgtgagatCTCATGTGCCTCTTCAGGTTACCCATGAATGAAAAACTCTGTCCACACTGAAGACATGCAAAtggtttctctccggtgtgagTTCTCAAGTGCGTCTTAAGGTTTTCCGCATTtgaaaaactctttccacacttaTCACATGCTTagggtttctctccagtgtgaactctcatgtgtCTCTTAAGGTGACCGCGAGATCTAAAACTCTTTTCTCACTGATGACATGCAaatggtttctctccagtgtgaactctcatgtgtAGCTTAAGGTCACCAGTGCCtgaaaaactctttccacactgttgGCACGGGAATGGTTTCTCTcccgtgtgaattctcatgtgtttCTTGAGGTTACTCATATTTGTAAAACCCTTTTCACAGTGATGGCACGTGAatggtttttctccagtgtgagttctcatgtgTATCTGAAGGGCACTTTTACTTGTGAAACCCCTCCCACACTCTTGACATGTGAAGGGTTTCTCAGCAGTGTGATTTTTTATGTGTCTCTCAAGTTGTGCTTCACCTGGAAAACTCTTTTGACACTGATGACATGCAAATGTTTTTTCTCCTCTGTGAGTTCTCATCTGTCCAACTTCTGAGGATCTCTTTCCACGCTTTTTATCTCCTGCTCTCAGAGTTCCTTCTCTTGAAACATACGGACTTGTTTTTTTCACATTCTGATGTTTCCCATCTGCATCATTCACTTCCATCATATCTGAAATAAACAAATTGAATAGTTAAAACtcaaacaaaacatacaaatgaacaTCTGGGCCCATGTTGTTAAAGCGCATAAGAAATGACAGGTGTAATTGTTCCTGTTTTACCCTActcatgcacacatacacacaacggGTGCTACTCATTCACTTGCATCTgttttgagtccatacagtagaagtgaatgaatACCacctgttgttcggttaccaacatttaaaaaaatatcttattttgtgatctgctgaggaaagaaagtcatacaggtttgaaatgacaagagggtgatgaatagggctgcaactaacgattattttattatcgactaatctaacgattctTTTTTGGATTAacctaataaagattttttggattactttattaatcctttggcaaactttccaataaataatacattctagtattttattacattataaagcatatcatactttttactccactacatttcataaataaatattgttgttttaacattttaatccttgattacattaaaatcactattaaatcatcaatttaattttaaaagtaaaaaatactgttttatGTACTttagtactgtattaaaggtacaaacatttaaaaatgtgtttatgaaatactagagcatgatataggctctgtatttttttcctccaagtgaTATCTGACTccataatgtaattgagtaaaagtgaaaatactactatctatctctgtttattgcacaaaactatcaccgtataaaagactctaatgcagagtggcaTAAAAGCGAGCATGCACACcctgaactcagaatgatgcgcttaatgcattcgcttcgttatttacagttatgcgcatcccggacgcacaatgatgcgcttgaagcacctactccttctgaagtcgtggggatcattttgctccccaaagaaaataatagttagaacacaatgAGAAGAGATGATAAGTTACATGTTTAAACAAGATGGTGCCGCAGATGGCTGCCTCTGTGTGGCGGGCTATGGGCGGGGCCTACGGCTATATAGTCCGACGCTGAGCGGCATTGCCTCAGAATCTTTCTCCTTCACGAAGCAAGCATCTGTGGACTTACCTACATTCTTCTCGCCGTTGACCACGCCACTAGAGGACAACGATCACCGGTTCCCCTTCGGCGATCCGGcaagaagaggaagagatgTCAATTAAGGAGTGTTGCGCGTGTGGTGGACCCATTGAGCTCCCCGACGCGCACGATGCGTGTGTCTTCTGTCTGGGCCGAGACCACGTGGAAGCCGCGCTGGATGGGTCTGACTGCCCCTGATGCGAGCAGATGTCGGTCAAAACCCTCCGTGCTAGGATTTCTGTGATCCTCAACTGCACTAACCCTGGTCCCCCCGTCGCCTCCAGGCCACAGGAGGAAAGTACTGGGTGGCCACGTTCTCTAGGCCCCAACGATGACCGCATGGCTGCACATGCTAGCCACGTGGGCGGGCCTCCGGTATCCTTCGCAAAGCCTGGCCTTAGCCCGGAAGATTATGCAAGAGATATAATGTCGTTCGGGACCGAACGTGAAGAAGGTGACAGCGACGAGGCCTTGTCGCTTGTGGCGTCGGAGTCGGACGATTGGGCGTCCCGCTGCACCGAGCCACGTGAATCGCCTACCCTGGTCGACGACGAGCTGGAGAGGATCCTCTCCGAAGCAGTCCGGGACTTGGGGCTTGAGTGGTCGCCGCCTGAGCAGCCGACCAAAAACAGGCTGGATATGAGGTATCTGCAATCCAGCCGCCAGCCCGCCACACCCCAGAGACCTGCACCTTTCTCCCTGAGGTGCACGAGGAAATATTGCACTCTTGGCACTGCCCCTATTCTACTCACGCTCAGCCAGTGGGATCTAAAATGTTCCACTCTGTGGATGGGGCCAACCGAGTGGGATACTCGAAAGCGCCACCCATCGAGGAAGCTGTAGCAACACACCTCTGCCCGACCGTACGTGGCTGGAAATCCACGCCACTTCTCCTGTCTAAGCCATGCCACACTACAAACCACCTGGCCGAGAAAGCGTACTTGGCAGCCGGCCAAGCAGCGTCAACGGTTCACACTATGGCTGTCCTCCAAGCTTTTCAAGCCAGGATGCTGCAAACGCTGATGAGGCGGGCCCGGACTCGGAGTCCTTTAAAAAGCTGCGCTCGGCTACCAATTTAGCGCTCAAGGCTACTAATATGACGGCTCAGGGGATCGGTCGCTGTATGGGCAGCTTGGTCACGCTGCGGAGACACCTGTGGCTGACACTGGCGGATATGAGAGAATCAGAGAGAGCTATGCTGCTGGATACCCCGATCTGCCCGCAGGGCTTGTTCGGCGACGCTGTGGGCTCTTTCTCTGAGAAGTTTTTCAAGGCTCAAAAGCAGTCGAAAGCCCTGAGTCACTTCCTGCCGAAGCGAGAGCGGCCGGTGTCTCCCCCACCGAGATCCAGATCCTCATCCGCTTGGCAATCCTCATCCGCTTGGCAATCCTCATCCGCTCGGTGTGAGGACGGGCTCAGAGCCTTGAGTGGTCTGAGGAGGAAACGCTCGCCCGGAGAGACGAGCGAGGAGCCGGCATGCAAAAATGTTCATTGTGCTGTGTTAAATCTGCCTGCCCCCTGGCATGTTACAGGCGGTATGGGAAGATGTTTGATGCGTTATATGCCAATAAAGTTTGccataaaaaacaaatcaaacagcaCTCACAATCAGGGCCCTTTTCCTCCTCACTGTTGTTTCCAACTGTGCGAGATAAGCAGAGTCCCGCGTTCGAGGGGCGCTCCGCGGGTTATAAACCCACCGCACTTTCCCAGTCTAAACTGTGTCCCCTCGGCACATGCCGACAGAGTGGCTGGTGTGGCAGACATCACCCCTGTTCGCTGGATGGTCAACCGCTCTCTGTCATCAGACGGCGGCTCATTACGAACGTGTCACAACACATTTCAGCCCCTTCAGCGCTTCCAGGAGTATCGGAATGGGTAATGAAGACGATCACAAGCGGATATACAATTCAGTTTGCACGCAGACCACCCCGCTTCAGCGGCATGATAATGTCAGTTGTGCCAGACGGGGATGCGACTGTTCTGCGAGCAGAGATTCGTTCTCTCCTGAGCAAGCAGGCGATAGAAGAAGAGTGGTCTTTATAGTCGTTATTTTCTTGTTCCCAAGAAAGATGGGGGTCTTTGTCCTATTCTGGATTTGAGACCGCTGAACCGTGCGTTAGCAAAGCGCTCATTCAAAATGATAACTGTGCAACAGATCCTCGCGCACATTCAGCTCGGGGACTGGTTTATATCAGTGGACTTAAAAGATGCCTATTTTCAAATAGCCCACTGTCACATGCGTTTCCTGAGATTTGCATTCGACGACAGAGCGTATCAGTTCAGAGTCCTTCCATTTGGTTTGGCGTTGGCTTCGAGAACGTTCACAAAGTGTATGAATGCAGATCTGGCCCCTCTCAAACAGAGCGGCATACGCATCATGAATTATCTGGACGATTGGCTGGTCATTGCTCAGTCGCGAGACGTGCTGGAGGATCACAAGCGTCAGCTTTTGGCACATATAGAGAGTCTGGGACTGACTATCAATGTGCAGAAGAGCAAACTGCAACCCGCGCAGAGCATTACGTTCTTAGGGATAATACTGGACTCCCAATCTATGAGAGCGAGCCTTTCACGAGAACTGGTGCAGTCTTTGATCAGCGCTCTCCCCTCTTTCAGACCGGGAAGAGTGATGTCGCTAAAAAGCTTTCAGCGGCTGCTGGGACGGTGGCGGCAGCGGCGCCGGTATGCCGGCTTGGACTTTTGCATATGAGACCGCTTCAGTTATGGCTGAAATCCTGAGTGCCACACAGAGTGGTGTGGCTCTGTGCCACACAGAGTGGTAGTGGTGACTCGTGGCTGCGCTCGGACGCTGATCCCCTGGTTCAACACGATTATGTTCGAGCAGGGAGTTCAGATGGGCAGAGTGGTCAGCAGGAAAGTTGTCACTACGGACGCGTCGCTGATGGGCTGGGGAGCCCTCTGCGACGGTGAGCCGGCGTTCGGCACTTGGACAGATGCCCAAACCTTATGGCACATAAACTGTCTGGAGCTAGAAGCGGTATCTTTAGCTTTGCAAAGCTTCTTTACCCTCGTAGAGGATCGGCATGTCCTGGTTCGCATGGACAACATGACAGTGGTTTCATATATCAACCACCAAGGAGGAGTCAGCTCACGGCCACTTCAAAGGCTAGCGGAGCAACTCCTCTTATGGGCAGACAGACACCTGCTATCAATCCAAGCAGTGCATGTTCCCGGTATTCAGAACTGTGGCGCGGACATGTTGTCCAGGGGCGGCCCGATCTTCGGGGAGTGGAGACTACATCCGCTGAAGGTGCGGCTAATCTGGAACCTGTTCGGAGAAGCAGAGATCGATCTGTTTGCCTCAGCTGAGAATGCGCACTGCCGGTTGTTTTTCTCGCTGACGAACGCTCCCTTGGAGGGAGATGCTCTATCGAGCCGCTGGCCGCAAGGTCTGAAGAATGCTTTTCCCCCAGCGATAATTATGCCGCTAGTGCTGTACAAAGTCAGAGAAGAGAGGGAGACTTTGTTGCTGGTAACGCCGAGATGGCCCAACCAGCCTTGGTTCCCGGAGCTGATGGAGATGATAACGGCTCCCCCGTGGCCGATTCCTCTGCGGAGAGATCTCCTGTCTCAAGCGAGCGGCTCGGTGTGGCACCCCAGGCCAGAACTATGGAACCTGCATGTCTGGCAGGTCAGCGCAGAAGGCAGGAGCTGAAAGTTTCCAGACGGTTTTGGATACTATTGACGAAGCGAGAGCCTCGTCGACCAGGCACCTGTATGACCTGAAATGGCgagtttttgtttcatggtGTAAAGCGATCGACGACAATGCAGATAGCTGCAATGTATCGGTTGTGCTATCGTTTTTTCAGGATCGTCTGGACGCGGGACGTATGCCATCTACGCTCAAAGTGTATATGGCTGCTATCTTGGCGTTTCATTTGCCCATCGATGTTTGTACTGTCGGGAAGCATCATCTCGTTGCTGGCTTCTTAAGAGGAGCGCGGCGATTACGCCCGTCGCGTCCCTTCATGATGCTGGTATGGGACCTTTCGCTAGTGCTTGATGCGCGCTCCGGACTGCCTTTTGAGCCACTGCATACAGCGGAGTTGAAAGTGCTCACATTTAAGATGGCGCTTTTACTCGTGTTGGCGTGTGGTAAGAGAGTGGGTGATTTACAGGCACTGTCGGCAAACGATGCCTGTCTGGAGTTTGGTCAGGATGACTGTATGGTCAGGCTGCAGCCTAAGCGAGGGTATGTGCCTAAAGTGCTTTCCACTTCATATAGTGCACAGGTCATTACGCTCCAGGCTTTTGCCCCTCAGAGCTCTGAGTCAGCGTCACATCCTCTCTGTCCAGTTCGTGCATTGCAGATTTACCTTGAAGAGCAGCTATTTGTCTGTTTCGGGGGTCGCTCTAGAGGGCTGCCGGTTTCGAAACAGAGACTGTCGCATTGGATCGTGGAAGCGATTGAGCTGGCTTACACGTCCAAGGCTAAGCCCTGTCCATGGGGAGTACGCGCacattctacaagaaaggtggCTTCATCATGGGCTTTGGCAAAAGGTATGTCAATTCAGGACATTTGTATGGCAGCAGGATGGGCTTCGCAGAACACCTTTGCGAGATTTTACAATCTCCAGATTCCATCTTTTGCACCACACGTCCTTTCG
Proteins encoded in this region:
- the LOC130561153 gene encoding oocyte zinc finger protein XlCOF6-like produces the protein MGNLKRHMRSHTGEKPFTCLLCGKSFRCASQFKTHMRIHTGEKPFMCDQCEKSFTSRNILRNHMSIHAREKTFSCHQCEKKFRYKSTLKIHMRIHTGEKLYTCDQCGKSFTVASQLKAHMPVHTGEKPFMCHQCEKSFSNITGLKNHLGTHSEEKPFACHLCGKSFRTGSQLQEHMRVHTGEKPFPCQQCEKCFSSTSGLKKHMRSHTGEKPFMCHHCEKCFSSTSGLKKHLKTHTGEKPYSCDQCGKSFTDKGYLRVHKRSHTGEKPITCGQ